Proteins encoded within one genomic window of Candidatus Methylomirabilota bacterium:
- a CDS encoding MFS transporter: protein MSASRITVLLAGLGVFPVTLDSAVNIAFPAISAAFGRPVSAIQWVVIAYVLTDACLLLPAGWLADRSGHHRVFVLGLALTAAAFLLCGGAPAFGWLLGGRVLQGVGAALIFGSAPALVTLASRDAERQRALGWFNLAFGAGAVLGPLAGGALVTAWGWRAVYLTRLPLALAALVLVWRARPRELPGPTRMEAPPTAHAVADRRTFVVANAVNVLANGALFFVWLLVPYYLLERRGLGAGPGGVLFAAGALATALGAPAGGLWADRRGARRLVPVALGAEAVGLLLTSRLDATSSPVAIALALLLAGGGVGLFAAPNMHYVMGALPRARQGWAGSLVVLMRRGGIVTGAGLATFVYEGRLALYRGLGAAEADATARAFTDAFLVASAIAATAAGLSLIPPAVRRDRLGASRGRI, encoded by the coding sequence CTGAGCGCCTCGCGCATCACCGTCCTCCTCGCCGGTCTCGGCGTCTTTCCCGTCACGCTGGACTCCGCGGTCAACATCGCCTTTCCCGCGATCTCGGCGGCCTTCGGGCGTCCTGTCTCCGCGATCCAGTGGGTCGTCATCGCCTACGTCTTGACCGACGCCTGTCTGCTGCTTCCCGCCGGCTGGCTCGCCGATCGGAGCGGGCACCACCGGGTCTTCGTCCTCGGGCTCGCCCTCACCGCGGCGGCGTTCCTTCTCTGCGGCGGCGCGCCGGCGTTCGGCTGGCTGCTCGGCGGCCGCGTGCTTCAGGGCGTCGGGGCCGCGCTCATCTTCGGCAGCGCGCCGGCCCTGGTCACCCTGGCGAGCCGGGATGCCGAGCGGCAGCGGGCCCTGGGCTGGTTCAACCTCGCCTTCGGCGCCGGGGCGGTGCTCGGCCCGCTCGCCGGCGGCGCCCTGGTGACGGCGTGGGGATGGCGGGCCGTCTATCTCACCCGCCTGCCGCTCGCCCTGGCCGCCCTCGTGCTCGTCTGGCGCGCCCGGCCGCGGGAGCTCCCGGGTCCCACCCGCATGGAGGCGCCCCCGACCGCCCACGCGGTCGCCGATCGGCGGACGTTCGTCGTGGCCAACGCGGTCAACGTCCTCGCCAACGGCGCGCTCTTCTTCGTCTGGCTCCTGGTTCCCTACTATCTGCTGGAGCGGCGCGGCCTCGGGGCCGGCCCGGGCGGCGTGCTGTTCGCCGCCGGGGCGCTGGCGACGGCCCTGGGAGCGCCGGCCGGCGGCCTGTGGGCCGATCGCCGGGGCGCGCGGCGCCTGGTGCCCGTGGCCCTCGGCGCCGAGGCGGTCGGGCTCCTGCTGACGAGCCGGCTCGACGCCACGTCTTCGCCCGTCGCGATCGCCCTTGCCCTCCTGCTGGCCGGCGGCGGGGTCGGCCTGTTTGCCGCTCCCAACATGCACTACGTGATGGGGGCCCTGCCGCGCGCGCGGCAGGGCTGGGCGGGAAGCCTCGTCGTGCTGATGCGCCGGGGCGGCATCGTCACGGGCGCGGGGCTGGCGACGTTCGTCTACGAGGGTCGGCTCGCGCTCTATCGGGGGCTCGGCGCGGCGGAGGCCGACGCGACCGCGCGCGCCTTCACCGACGCGTTCCTGGTGGCGTCCGCCATCGCCGCCACTGCCGCGGGCCTGAGCCTCATCCCGCCCGCCGTCCGGCGTGATAGGCTGGGCGCGTCGAGGGGCAGGATATGA
- a CDS encoding ABC transporter substrate-binding protein → MRHAASIRLLAVATLALALASAGPALAQKRGGVLRVGILGEPPALDAHWSTTALVETLTNHVYEGLYTLDQDNRPIPMLADGMPAVSRDGLTYTVKLRPGVRFHNGKELTSEDVVASLKRWGQQANQGKVLFKQVADLRAVDRSTVELRLSERSPITVLALAIPNNFAAIYPKEIAERFPPQQKVTEFVGTGPFRVAEWKPDQYLRMVRFDQYRPRNEPPNGYGGAKVAYVDEVRWIPVPEVATRAAQVETGELDFADDLSLDQYDRLARSPNARPLVAKPYFWLIAVFNKKEGLMTNPKLRQAWQAAVDIEPIMKAVAAGRPEFYRLDSSLMFQEVAEWHTKIPGLPYNERNVEKAKRLMKEAGYKGEPIRFLATKEYKWMYDFAVMMKQQLEDIGFTIDLQVVDWATLSTRRFNPKEYEVFTTGIGIGAQFDPMFQAILSCTWAGWTCDEEIQRVSQELARETDPKRRRTLWEQQTRLWYEKVPSIRLGDLHGLRAVQKQVRGLNENTERPRFYNVWLEK, encoded by the coding sequence ATGAGGCACGCGGCTTCGATCCGGTTGCTCGCGGTCGCGACGCTGGCGCTCGCGCTGGCCAGCGCCGGGCCGGCTCTGGCCCAGAAGCGAGGCGGGGTGCTGCGGGTGGGGATTCTCGGCGAGCCGCCGGCCCTCGACGCTCACTGGTCGACCACCGCCCTCGTCGAGACGCTGACCAACCACGTCTACGAGGGCCTCTACACCCTGGATCAGGACAATCGCCCGATCCCGATGCTGGCGGACGGGATGCCCGCGGTCTCGCGGGACGGCCTCACCTATACCGTCAAGCTCCGGCCGGGGGTGCGGTTCCACAACGGGAAAGAGCTGACCAGCGAGGACGTGGTGGCCTCGCTCAAGCGCTGGGGCCAGCAGGCCAACCAGGGCAAGGTGCTGTTCAAGCAGGTCGCCGACCTGCGGGCCGTCGACCGCTCCACGGTGGAGCTCCGACTCAGCGAGCGCTCGCCCATCACGGTGCTCGCCCTGGCGATCCCCAACAACTTCGCGGCGATCTACCCGAAGGAAATCGCCGAGCGGTTCCCGCCCCAGCAAAAGGTCACCGAGTTCGTCGGGACGGGCCCCTTCCGGGTCGCCGAGTGGAAGCCGGACCAGTACCTCCGCATGGTTCGGTTCGACCAGTACCGCCCGCGGAACGAGCCCCCGAACGGGTACGGCGGCGCCAAGGTCGCCTACGTCGACGAGGTGCGGTGGATCCCGGTGCCGGAGGTGGCGACGCGGGCCGCCCAGGTGGAGACCGGCGAGCTGGACTTTGCCGACGACCTGAGCCTCGACCAGTACGACCGGCTCGCTCGCAGCCCCAATGCCCGCCCCCTCGTCGCCAAGCCCTACTTCTGGCTCATCGCGGTCTTCAACAAGAAGGAAGGCCTGATGACGAACCCGAAGCTGCGTCAGGCCTGGCAGGCGGCGGTCGACATCGAGCCGATCATGAAGGCCGTCGCCGCCGGCCGCCCGGAGTTCTACCGCCTGGATTCGAGCCTGATGTTCCAGGAGGTGGCCGAGTGGCACACCAAGATCCCGGGTCTCCCCTACAACGAGCGGAACGTCGAGAAGGCCAAGCGTCTGATGAAAGAGGCCGGCTACAAGGGGGAGCCGATCCGGTTCCTGGCCACCAAAGAGTACAAGTGGATGTACGACTTCGCGGTGATGATGAAGCAGCAGCTGGAAGACATCGGCTTCACCATCGATCTTCAAGTCGTGGACTGGGCGACGCTGTCGACCCGCCGGTTCAACCCGAAGGAGTACGAGGTCTTCACCACCGGGATCGGGATCGGCGCCCAGTTCGATCCGATGTTCCAGGCGATTCTCTCCTGCACGTGGGCGGGCTGGACCTGCGACGAGGAGATCCAGCGCGTCAGCCAGGAGCTGGCACGCGAGACCGATCCCAAGCGCCGCCGGA
- the lpdA gene encoding dihydrolipoyl dehydrogenase, protein MVVGELPREVDVVVIGGGPGGYAAGFRVADLGLETVIVDARGPLGGECLHVGCIPSKALLGLAALVHDAAEARAAGLEFAPPRLVLDRLREWTAASIVKLAQGLAGLARVRGVDVVAGQARFADAHTVQVASEDAPPATLRFKHAIVATGARPTTLPGLDQPSPRIWDSAAALALPAVPSRLLVVGGGYIGLELGTVYAALGSEVTVVELMDGLLPGVDRDLVAPLARRLAGLFKQIHLRTKVTAVRETDSGAVVELAGEGAPGQLEVEQVLVAVGRRPHTAELGLERIGVRLDPRGFIEVDARRQTSVPRIYAVGDVAGEPMLAHKAMAEGLVAAEAIAGRPAAFEPQAIPAVVFTDPEVAWAGLTEEAARARGVDVRTVKMPWSASGRAVAMGRPDGLTKLTFEAGTGRLLGLGLVGPHAGDLIAEGTLAVEMGALAEDIAATIHPHPTLSETLGEAAELFLGRPVHLPPPRR, encoded by the coding sequence ATGGTCGTGGGAGAGCTCCCGCGCGAGGTCGACGTCGTCGTGATCGGCGGTGGTCCCGGCGGGTACGCGGCCGGCTTCCGGGTCGCCGACCTCGGCCTCGAGACCGTGATCGTCGATGCGCGCGGGCCCCTGGGCGGTGAGTGCCTGCACGTGGGCTGCATCCCGTCCAAGGCGCTCCTCGGCCTCGCCGCTCTCGTGCACGACGCGGCCGAGGCCCGGGCGGCCGGGCTCGAGTTCGCGCCGCCCCGGCTGGTTCTCGATCGCCTCCGCGAGTGGACGGCGGCCTCGATCGTGAAGCTCGCCCAGGGCCTGGCCGGGCTCGCCCGCGTGCGGGGCGTCGACGTGGTGGCGGGGCAGGCCCGCTTCGCCGACGCCCACACGGTGCAGGTCGCGTCGGAGGACGCCCCGCCCGCCACGCTCCGCTTCAAGCACGCGATCGTGGCCACCGGCGCGCGTCCGACGACGCTGCCGGGGCTCGACCAGCCCAGCCCGCGGATCTGGGATTCCGCCGCGGCTCTCGCGCTGCCGGCCGTGCCCTCCCGCCTCCTCGTGGTCGGCGGAGGCTACATCGGGCTCGAGCTGGGCACCGTCTACGCCGCGCTGGGATCCGAGGTCACGGTCGTCGAGCTGATGGACGGCCTCCTGCCGGGCGTGGACCGCGATCTGGTGGCGCCGCTCGCCCGCCGCCTGGCGGGCCTCTTCAAGCAGATCCACCTCCGGACGAAGGTCACGGCGGTCCGCGAGACGGACAGCGGGGCGGTGGTCGAGCTCGCCGGCGAGGGCGCGCCGGGCCAGCTCGAGGTCGAGCAGGTGCTGGTCGCCGTCGGCCGCCGCCCGCACACCGCCGAGCTGGGCCTCGAGCGAATCGGCGTCCGGCTCGATCCCCGGGGCTTCATCGAGGTCGATGCGCGGCGGCAAACGAGCGTGCCCCGCATCTACGCGGTCGGCGACGTGGCCGGCGAGCCGATGCTCGCCCACAAGGCGATGGCGGAGGGCCTGGTGGCGGCGGAGGCGATCGCCGGGCGGCCCGCCGCCTTCGAGCCCCAGGCGATTCCGGCCGTGGTCTTCACGGATCCCGAGGTGGCCTGGGCCGGTCTGACCGAGGAAGCCGCGCGGGCGCGGGGGGTCGACGTCCGGACGGTGAAGATGCCGTGGTCGGCGTCGGGGCGCGCCGTGGCGATGGGGCGCCCGGACGGGCTCACCAAGCTCACCTTCGAGGCTGGCACCGGACGCCTCCTCGGCCTGGGTCTCGTCGGGCCGCACGCGGGCGACCTCATCGCCGAGGGCACGCTCGCCGTCGAGATGGGCGCCCTCGCCGAGGACATCGCCGCCACCATTCACCCACACCCGACGCTCTCGGAGACGCTCGGCGAGGCCGCCGAGCTCTTCCTCGGCCGCCCGGTCCATCTCCCGCCGCCCCGCCGCTGA
- a CDS encoding amidase: MANDALCWLPATELATLIRKRKISPVEVVDAALDRIDRLNPRLNAYVTVTADEARKAARAAERAVGRKGARPGPLHGVPFSVKDLVITSGVRTTFGTPLYRDHVPAEDAPMVERLRAAGAIMLGKTNTPTFGWIGATHNLLFGATRNPWNLERTPGGSSGGASAAVAAGLGPLAIGTDGGGSIRIPASFAGIFGLKPSYGRIPTYPVGGGWSLSHIGPMTRTVADAALVLSVCAGPDERDQYSLPIDGVDYVRALRGSLKGLRVAYSDDLGFVEAVDPEVRKVCGLASRAFRELGCRVETVHPNWPSPREAWHEIFYGGIATRLSPFFDRRDEIDPGLYRLMQAALANPPTRYIQAWFDRLAWAQHPRALFARYDLLLTPTVACAAFPIGLDYPAEVAGKPVEPIAWTPFTFPFNLTGQPAASVPCGFTENGLPIGLQIVGRRFDDATVLRAAAGFERVRPWAARRPPVG, from the coding sequence ATGGCGAACGACGCGCTCTGCTGGCTTCCGGCGACCGAGCTGGCCACCCTCATCCGGAAGCGGAAGATCTCCCCGGTCGAGGTCGTCGACGCGGCCCTCGACCGGATCGACCGCCTGAACCCGCGCCTCAACGCGTACGTCACCGTCACCGCCGACGAAGCTCGGAAGGCGGCCCGGGCGGCCGAGCGGGCGGTCGGACGGAAGGGCGCGCGCCCCGGGCCGCTCCACGGGGTGCCCTTCTCGGTGAAGGACCTCGTGATCACCAGTGGCGTGCGCACCACGTTCGGCACGCCGCTCTACCGTGACCACGTGCCCGCGGAGGACGCGCCGATGGTCGAGCGGCTGCGGGCGGCGGGCGCCATCATGCTCGGCAAGACCAACACCCCCACCTTCGGCTGGATCGGCGCCACCCACAACCTCCTGTTCGGCGCGACGCGCAATCCCTGGAACCTCGAGCGCACGCCGGGCGGCTCGAGCGGCGGCGCCTCGGCCGCCGTCGCGGCGGGGCTCGGCCCGCTGGCGATCGGCACCGACGGCGGCGGGTCCATCCGCATCCCCGCCTCGTTCGCGGGGATCTTCGGCCTCAAGCCCTCGTACGGACGGATCCCCACCTATCCGGTGGGCGGGGGCTGGAGCCTCTCGCACATCGGTCCGATGACGCGCACCGTCGCCGACGCCGCGCTCGTGCTGTCCGTGTGCGCCGGGCCTGACGAGCGCGACCAGTACTCGCTGCCGATCGACGGCGTGGATTACGTCCGGGCGCTCCGGGGAAGCCTCAAGGGCCTGCGGGTGGCGTACAGCGACGATCTCGGCTTCGTGGAGGCCGTGGACCCGGAGGTGCGGAAGGTGTGCGGGCTTGCCAGCCGGGCCTTTCGCGAGCTCGGGTGTCGGGTCGAGACGGTGCACCCGAACTGGCCGTCGCCGCGGGAGGCCTGGCACGAGATCTTCTACGGCGGGATCGCGACGCGCCTCTCGCCCTTCTTCGACCGGCGCGACGAGATCGATCCCGGCCTCTACCGACTGATGCAGGCGGCGCTGGCCAACCCGCCGACCCGGTACATTCAGGCCTGGTTCGATCGGCTCGCCTGGGCGCAGCACCCGCGGGCGCTCTTTGCCCGGTACGACCTCCTGCTGACGCCGACCGTGGCGTGCGCGGCCTTCCCGATCGGCCTCGACTATCCGGCGGAGGTCGCGGGCAAGCCCGTGGAGCCCATCGCCTGGACGCCGTTCACGTTTCCGTTCAACCTGACCGGCCAGCCGGCGGCCTCCGTGCCATGCGGCTTCACGGAGAACGGCCTGCCGATCGGGCTTCAGATCGTGGGCCGGCGCTTCGACGACGCGACGGTGCTGCGGGCGGCGGCCGGTTTCGAGCGCGTGCGTCCCTGGGCGGCGCGCCGCCCGCCCGTCGGCTGA
- a CDS encoding dihydrolipoamide acetyltransferase family protein yields the protein MAREFKLPDLGEGLTEAEIVQVLVAEGEEIKEDQAVLLVETEKAQVELPSPFGGRVAKIHVRPGQRVKVGSVLMSFGDGGSDRAQEKITARPGGPAVSVAEPRVEGFGGDSVPPPARTIPPAATPATRRLARELGVELAGVKGTGPGGRITDEDVRSVRAEGGKLPPSDSPTRGAATVPAGPAEAREAEPGRPLELRVELPPLPRFEQWGPIEREPLRGIRRRSAEHLALAWAVIPHVTQHDEADITALEALRRRHQARVRDGGGDLTLTVLVIKAAALVLKGHPRFNASLDHRTGELVLKRYYHIGVAVDTERGLVVPVVRDVDQKRIRDLAVELSQLVGRAREGKATLEELRGGTFTVTNTGALGGTGATPIINYPEVAILGLGRAREMPVVRDGQVVVRLILPLSLAFDHRVIDGMEAARLSAELVRLLEDPERLLLDA from the coding sequence ATGGCTCGAGAATTCAAGCTGCCCGATCTCGGTGAGGGTCTGACCGAGGCGGAGATCGTCCAGGTTCTCGTCGCCGAGGGCGAGGAGATCAAGGAGGACCAGGCGGTCCTCCTGGTGGAGACCGAGAAAGCTCAGGTCGAGCTGCCCTCGCCCTTCGGCGGCCGGGTCGCGAAGATTCACGTGCGACCGGGCCAGCGTGTCAAGGTCGGCTCCGTGCTGATGAGCTTCGGAGACGGGGGGAGTGATCGGGCTCAGGAGAAAATTACCGCCAGACCTGGGGGGCCGGCGGTGAGCGTCGCCGAACCCCGCGTGGAGGGGTTCGGGGGGGACAGCGTGCCCCCCCCAGCCCGAACGATCCCTCCGGCGGCGACGCCGGCCACCCGGCGCCTCGCCCGCGAGCTCGGGGTCGAGCTGGCGGGCGTGAAGGGCACCGGACCCGGCGGGCGGATCACGGACGAAGATGTCCGGAGTGTTCGGGCTGAGGGGGGGAAGCTCCCCCCCTCAGACTCCCCCACGCGGGGTGCGGCGACGGTCCCCGCGGGCCCGGCTGAGGCGCGCGAAGCCGAGCCCGGGCGGCCCCTCGAGCTTCGCGTCGAGCTGCCGCCGCTCCCGCGCTTCGAGCAGTGGGGGCCCATCGAGCGCGAGCCGCTTCGAGGCATCCGCCGCCGGAGCGCCGAGCATCTCGCGCTCGCCTGGGCGGTCATTCCCCACGTCACCCAGCACGACGAGGCCGACATCACCGCGCTCGAGGCGCTCCGCCGCCGTCACCAGGCCCGCGTCCGCGACGGCGGGGGCGACCTCACGCTCACCGTGCTCGTGATCAAGGCCGCGGCCCTCGTCCTGAAGGGGCATCCGCGTTTCAACGCGAGCCTCGACCACCGGACGGGCGAGCTCGTCCTGAAGCGCTACTACCACATCGGCGTGGCGGTGGACACCGAGCGCGGCCTGGTGGTGCCGGTCGTGCGGGACGTCGACCAGAAGCGCATCCGTGACCTGGCCGTGGAGCTCTCTCAGCTGGTGGGGCGAGCCCGCGAGGGCAAGGCCACGCTCGAGGAGCTGCGTGGCGGAACCTTCACGGTGACGAACACCGGGGCGCTCGGCGGCACGGGCGCGACGCCGATCATCAACTACCCCGAGGTGGCGATCCTCGGGCTGGGCCGGGCGCGCGAGATGCCGGTCGTGCGGGACGGCCAGGTGGTCGTCCGCCTGATCCTTCCGCTCTCGCTGGCCTTCGACCATCGCGTGATCGACGGGATGGAGGCCGCCCGCCTCAGCGCCGAGCTGGTGCGGCTGCTCGAGGACCCCGAGCGTCTTCTGCTGGACGCCTGA
- a CDS encoding ATP-binding protein: MGETRVDLLHLLEDLRDAYPGALEETILTEIVANSLDSGAVGISLAADPTRATLTVVDDGSGMARRELARYHDIAATTKTRGEGIGFAGVGIKLGLLACEEVLTETRRGKTHVATTWRLASRQRAPWRWIPPPGLVAVHGTAVRLTLRNPLSPLLDGGFIAACVEQHFEPLLDPSFDECLATHYPGGVRFVVNDRPLARRMPAPGVAPLAVRIGRRRKPAAVGYLVRDGGPLPEGERGVAVSTLGKIIKRGWDWLGLFPAAPERVSGLVEVPGLAECLTLNKADFIRTGARGATYLAYRKAIQEAVSAQLTAWGDIRDRTEEARKRARPVERDLQKVLLDLAEEFPLLAALVERHAGGQERLPTGRPGQRLEALHGTAGPLFAETPEEAETEPSTPEAGESPPAPAPAAASETERPPRPESVPGGSGTSGERASRRPGRYGLTIQFEHRPEDPGLGRLVESTVWVNEAHPAYRRAVASRAEGYHIALAVAMALAPLAVEPAQAQPFLTTFLARWGEALDRRDAGRGKGRRRRR; this comes from the coding sequence GTGGGCGAGACCCGCGTCGACCTGCTCCACCTCCTCGAGGATCTCAGGGACGCGTACCCCGGGGCCCTCGAAGAGACCATCCTGACCGAGATCGTCGCCAACTCGCTCGACTCCGGCGCGGTGGGGATCTCGCTCGCCGCCGACCCGACCCGCGCCACCCTGACCGTGGTGGACGACGGCTCGGGCATGGCCCGCCGGGAGCTCGCCCGGTACCACGACATCGCCGCGACCACGAAGACCCGCGGCGAGGGGATCGGCTTCGCGGGCGTGGGGATCAAGCTCGGTCTCCTGGCGTGCGAGGAGGTGCTCACCGAGACCCGGCGCGGAAAGACCCACGTCGCCACCACCTGGCGCCTGGCCTCGCGCCAGCGCGCGCCCTGGCGCTGGATCCCGCCTCCGGGGCTCGTGGCGGTCCACGGGACGGCCGTCCGCCTCACGCTCCGGAACCCGCTGTCGCCGCTCCTCGACGGAGGCTTCATCGCGGCGTGCGTCGAGCAGCACTTCGAACCCTTGCTCGATCCCTCCTTCGACGAGTGCCTCGCGACCCACTACCCGGGCGGCGTGCGCTTCGTGGTGAACGACCGCCCGCTCGCGCGGCGGATGCCCGCTCCGGGCGTGGCGCCGCTGGCCGTCCGGATCGGGCGCCGGCGCAAGCCGGCGGCCGTGGGTTACCTCGTCCGGGACGGCGGGCCGCTCCCCGAAGGGGAGCGCGGGGTCGCCGTCAGCACCCTGGGGAAGATCATCAAGCGTGGCTGGGACTGGCTCGGCCTCTTCCCGGCGGCGCCGGAGCGGGTGAGCGGCCTCGTCGAGGTGCCCGGGCTCGCCGAGTGCCTCACGCTGAACAAGGCCGACTTCATCCGCACCGGGGCCCGAGGGGCCACGTACCTGGCCTACCGCAAGGCCATTCAGGAAGCGGTCTCGGCCCAGCTCACCGCCTGGGGCGACATCCGCGACCGCACGGAGGAGGCGCGGAAGCGCGCGCGTCCCGTCGAGCGCGACCTCCAGAAAGTCCTGCTCGACCTGGCCGAGGAGTTTCCGCTGCTCGCCGCGCTCGTCGAGCGCCACGCCGGCGGGCAGGAGCGGCTCCCGACGGGACGCCCCGGCCAGCGCCTCGAGGCGCTCCACGGAACGGCCGGCCCGCTGTTCGCCGAGACCCCGGAGGAAGCGGAGACGGAGCCGTCGACTCCTGAAGCCGGCGAGAGCCCGCCCGCGCCCGCCCCGGCGGCGGCGAGCGAGACCGAGCGCCCTCCCCGTCCCGAATCGGTTCCGGGCGGATCAGGGACCAGCGGCGAGCGCGCCTCCCGGCGGCCCGGCCGCTACGGCCTCACCATCCAGTTCGAGCACCGGCCCGAGGACCCCGGACTCGGCCGGCTCGTCGAGTCGACGGTCTGGGTCAACGAGGCCCATCCCGCTTACCGCCGCGCGGTCGCCTCCCGGGCCGAGGGGTACCACATCGCCCTGGCGGTCGCGATGGCGCTCGCGCCCCTCGCGGTCGAGCCCGCTCAGGCCCAGCCCTTCCTCACGACGTTTCTCGCCCGCTGGGGCGAAGCCCTCGACCGCCGCGATGCCGGACGGGGCAAGGGAAGGCGGCGACGACGGTAG
- a CDS encoding alpha/beta hydrolase, whose translation MTTFGLVHGAWHGAWCWDRLVPELEGRGHRTVAIDLPCEDPAAGFVHYAEVVDRALGAADDLVLVGHSLGGLTIPLVAARRPVRCLVFLCAGLPLFGRSLDDQVAAEPDIYVPGYLTHPGRVLHPDGSTSWRDAASARAIFYQDCTPREAEWAWARLRRQAATPRREPCPLTAWPEATRVSIIGREDRAIAPAWSRRAARERLSVEALELPGGHSPFLSRPTELAALLDRVIR comes from the coding sequence ATGACCACCTTCGGGCTCGTCCACGGGGCCTGGCACGGGGCCTGGTGCTGGGATCGGCTCGTCCCCGAGCTCGAGGGGCGGGGACACCGGACGGTCGCGATCGACCTCCCGTGCGAGGACCCGGCCGCCGGCTTCGTCCATTACGCGGAGGTCGTCGATCGGGCGCTCGGGGCGGCCGACGACCTGGTCCTCGTCGGCCACTCCCTCGGCGGCCTCACCATCCCCCTGGTGGCCGCGCGCCGGCCGGTGCGGTGCCTGGTGTTCCTGTGCGCCGGGCTCCCGCTCTTCGGGCGGAGCCTCGACGACCAGGTCGCCGCCGAGCCCGACATCTACGTGCCCGGCTATCTGACGCATCCCGGCCGCGTCCTCCACCCGGACGGGTCGACCTCCTGGCGGGACGCCGCGTCCGCGCGCGCGATCTTCTATCAGGACTGCACGCCCCGGGAGGCCGAGTGGGCGTGGGCGCGCCTGCGGCGGCAGGCCGCCACGCCGCGCCGAGAACCGTGCCCGCTCACGGCGTGGCCGGAGGCCACCCGGGTGTCGATCATCGGCCGCGAGGACCGCGCGATCGCGCCGGCGTGGTCGCGGCGGGCCGCCCGCGAGCGGCTCTCTGTCGAGGCGCTGGAGCTGCCCGGCGGCCACTCGCCCTTCCTGAGCCGACCGACCGAGCTGGCTGCGCTGCTGGATCGCGTGATCCGGTGA
- a CDS encoding ABC transporter substrate-binding protein has translation MISRSFRPLAFLLSAAVLVTVLEADAWAQKKGGVVRVAVLGDPPTLDSQWTTANFVEVITQHMYEGLYTLDQSYQPIPDLADGMPTVSADGLTYTIKLRQGVKFHNGKELTSDDVVASLKRWGGYAAQAKALWASVEDVRPAGKYAIELKLKEKSGVVLISLANANNFAAIYPKEIAEKYPTPNKVTEYVGTGPYKFVEWKPDSHIRMVRYDDYKPRSEPANGYGGRKVAYADEIRWIPMPDVATRVATLESGEVEFADDLQADAYSRIKENPKLKALIVRPYAWAMAVFNKKEGLMTNQKLRQAIQAAIDVEPVMKAAAGNPLFYRLDPGLSFQEQKAWHSTAGASAYNQRNKEKAQQLLKEAGYKGEPIRFLATKEYAWMYNYALVLKQQLEELGMVIDLQVVDWATLVQRRNNPQMYDIFTTGMAMAADPTHHPYLTCGWPGWTCDEEIAKRMDAIRRESDPKKRKALWDEVNKRFYEYVPVIRLGDIFGLRAMQASVKGFNEQMAFPRFYNVWLDK, from the coding sequence ATGATCAGCCGGTCGTTCCGCCCGTTGGCCTTCCTCCTGTCGGCGGCGGTGCTCGTGACCGTCCTCGAGGCCGACGCCTGGGCCCAGAAGAAGGGCGGCGTCGTGCGGGTCGCAGTCCTCGGCGATCCGCCCACGCTGGACTCGCAATGGACGACCGCGAACTTCGTCGAGGTGATCACTCAGCACATGTACGAGGGCCTCTACACCCTCGACCAGAGCTACCAGCCGATCCCCGACCTGGCCGACGGCATGCCCACGGTGAGCGCCGACGGTCTGACCTACACGATCAAACTTCGCCAGGGGGTGAAGTTCCACAACGGCAAGGAACTGACGAGCGACGACGTCGTCGCCTCGCTCAAGCGCTGGGGCGGCTACGCGGCCCAGGCCAAGGCCCTGTGGGCCTCCGTCGAGGACGTGCGGCCGGCCGGCAAGTACGCGATCGAGCTCAAGCTCAAGGAAAAGTCGGGGGTCGTCCTGATCTCCCTGGCCAACGCCAACAACTTCGCCGCCATCTACCCGAAGGAGATCGCCGAGAAATACCCGACGCCCAACAAGGTCACCGAGTACGTCGGCACCGGGCCGTACAAGTTCGTCGAGTGGAAGCCGGACAGCCACATCCGGATGGTCCGGTACGACGACTACAAGCCGCGCTCGGAGCCGGCCAACGGGTACGGCGGCCGGAAGGTCGCCTATGCCGACGAGATCCGCTGGATTCCGATGCCCGACGTGGCCACCCGGGTCGCCACCCTGGAGTCGGGCGAGGTGGAGTTCGCCGACGACTTGCAGGCCGATGCCTACAGCCGGATCAAGGAGAACCCGAAGCTCAAGGCGCTGATCGTGCGGCCGTACGCCTGGGCCATGGCGGTCTTCAACAAGAAGGAAGGCCTGATGACCAATCAGAAGCTCCGCCAGGCCATCCAGGCCGCCATCGACGTCGAGCCGGTGATGAAGGCGGCGGCCGGGAACCCGCTCTTCTACCGCCTCGACCCCGGCCTCTCCTTCCAGGAGCAGAAGGCCTGGCACTCCACGGCGGGGGCGTCCGCCTACAACCAGCGGAACAAGGAGAAGGCCCAGCAACTCCTCAAGGAAGCCGGCTACAAGGGCGAGCCGATCCGCTTCCTCGCCACCAAGGAATACGCCTGGATGTACAACTACGCCCTGGTCCTCAAGCAACAGCTCGAGGAGCTGGGCATGGTGATCGACCTCCAGGTGGTGGACTGGGCCACGCTCGTCCAGCGGCGGAACAACCCGCAGATGTACGACATCTTCACGACCGGCATGGCGATGGCCGCGGACCCGACCCATCACCCCTACCTCACTTGCGGCTGGCCGGGCTGGACCTGCGACGAGGAGATCGCCAAGCGGATGGACGCCATCCGGCGGGAGTCCGACCCCAAGAAGCGGAAGGCGCTGTGGGACGAGGTCAACAAGCGGTTCTACGAGTACGTCCCGGTGATCCGCCTCGGCGACATCTTCGGGCTCCGGGCGATGCAGGCCTCCGTCAAGGGGTTCAACGAGCAGATGGCGTTCCCGCGCTTCTACAACGTCTGGCTCGACAAGTGA